The Abditibacteriota bacterium genome includes a region encoding these proteins:
- a CDS encoding DUF362 domain-containing protein, with translation MKTTASRQKGASTVYMTREITPESLVRIYKVLDFDAAGKTAVKISTGESQRSNHLRPALIKDLVQSVDGTLVECNTAYGGNRATLAKHWQQIKQRGYLDIAPVDLLDKDGDMPIPVPGKQHRIAKDYVGKHIDNYDSLICLAHFKGHAMAGYGGAIKNMSIGFGSTRGKMYIHTAGNSETSWEGSENQDGFLESMADACSAVIDRFEGKVVYINVMNNMSIDCDCSGDPAKPTIHDMGILASYDPVALDKACLDLIYNHVAESDENTQTFIDRVASRNGLHTLEYAEQIGLGTQKYTVKSIDKAK, from the coding sequence ATGAAAACCACCGCCTCCCGCCAGAAGGGCGCTTCCACCGTCTATATGACCCGGGAGATCACTCCGGAGTCGCTGGTCCGGATATACAAGGTCCTGGATTTTGACGCCGCGGGCAAGACCGCCGTCAAGATATCCACCGGCGAATCCCAGAGGAGCAACCACCTGAGGCCCGCCCTCATCAAGGATCTGGTGCAGAGCGTTGACGGCACCCTGGTGGAGTGCAACACCGCCTACGGAGGCAACCGCGCCACCCTGGCGAAGCACTGGCAGCAGATCAAGCAGAGGGGCTATCTGGACATCGCTCCCGTGGACCTGCTGGACAAGGACGGCGATATGCCCATACCGGTCCCGGGCAAACAGCACCGCATCGCAAAGGACTACGTGGGCAAGCACATAGACAACTATGACTCTCTCATCTGTCTCGCCCACTTCAAGGGCCACGCCATGGCCGGCTACGGCGGCGCCATCAAGAACATGTCCATAGGCTTCGGCTCCACCAGAGGCAAGATGTATATACACACCGCCGGCAACAGCGAGACCAGCTGGGAAGGCTCCGAGAACCAGGACGGATTTCTGGAGAGCATGGCCGACGCCTGCAGCGCCGTCATAGACCGCTTTGAGGGCAAGGTAGTGTATATCAACGTCATGAACAATATGTCCATCGACTGCGACTGCAGCGGCGATCCGGCCAAGCCCACCATTCACGACATGGGCATACTGGCCTCCTATGACCCCGTTGCCCTGGACAAGGCCTGCCTGGACCTCATATACAACCACGTGGCGGAGTCCGACGAGAACACCCAGACCTTCATAGACAGGGTCGCCTCCCGCAACGGCCTGCACACTCTGGAATATGCCGAGCAGATAGGCCTGGGCACACAGAAATACACCGTCAAAAGCATAGACAAGGCCAAATAG
- a CDS encoding flavodoxin family protein — protein sequence MSKSILILSASPRKGGNSDILCDRFARGAEEAGHRVEKVRVCEKQIGYCAACYHCARSGGVCAKKDDMAELLQKIIDADVIALATPVYFYSVNAQLKTLIDRTFARWTEVRDKEFYYVITCADSDKSAMSAALGCLRGYADCVSGAKEMGVIYGAGVYEAGEIKDKEAYDAAYRMGRAVR from the coding sequence ATGAGCAAATCTATACTGATACTGTCCGCCAGCCCCAGAAAGGGAGGCAATTCGGACATACTCTGCGACCGGTTCGCCCGGGGAGCGGAGGAAGCCGGGCACCGGGTGGAAAAAGTGCGGGTCTGCGAGAAGCAGATAGGCTATTGCGCCGCGTGCTATCACTGCGCCCGGTCGGGAGGCGTCTGCGCCAAAAAGGACGACATGGCAGAGCTGCTGCAGAAGATCATCGACGCCGACGTCATAGCGCTGGCCACCCCCGTCTATTTTTATTCGGTCAACGCCCAGCTCAAGACCCTGATAGACAGGACCTTCGCCAGATGGACGGAGGTCAGGGACAAGGAGTTCTATTACGTCATCACCTGCGCCGACAGCGACAAGAGCGCCATGTCCGCGGCTCTCGGCTGCCTGCGGGGCTACGCCGACTGCGTCAGCGGAGCCAAAGAGATGGGCGTGATATACGGCGCCGGCGTTTATGAGGCAGGCGAGATAAAGGACAAAGAAGCCTACGACGCGGCCTACAGGATGGGCCGGGCCGTCCGCTGA
- a CDS encoding permease: MRLLFDELTGIWYYFDIQLRQIALYWALGILIGSAVSVFAKDRLHSLLTRLRDSEAGVLALIPAALIGIASPLCMYGTVPIAASFSKKGVPDEVLAAFMMSSVLLNPQLLIYSAALGATALTVRFVTCFLCGVGAGLLVRRFARDRSFFSFGSFGEPDSRDTDPNLLLRYAQNVLRNLRSTGLWFLAGVLLSALFQKYVPEEAFAGLFGAHRGFGLLMAATVGVPLYACGGGTVPLLQQWLASGMSLGSAAAFMITGPATKITNLGALKIVLGARSFGLYLAWVMAFALLSGLATDLVCLAAP; this comes from the coding sequence TTGAGACTCCTCTTTGACGAACTCACAGGCATCTGGTATTATTTTGACATACAGCTGAGGCAGATAGCCCTTTACTGGGCTCTGGGCATCCTCATAGGCTCTGCCGTGTCCGTGTTTGCCAAGGACCGCCTTCACTCCCTGCTGACCCGTCTCCGGGACTCCGAAGCCGGCGTCCTGGCCCTGATACCCGCCGCCCTCATAGGCATAGCCTCGCCTCTCTGTATGTACGGCACGGTGCCCATAGCGGCCTCCTTTTCCAAAAAGGGAGTCCCCGACGAGGTGCTGGCCGCCTTTATGATGTCCAGCGTGCTCCTCAATCCCCAGCTGCTGATATACAGCGCGGCCCTGGGCGCCACGGCCCTGACCGTGAGGTTCGTCACCTGCTTTTTGTGCGGCGTCGGGGCCGGGCTGCTGGTCCGGCGCTTCGCCCGGGACAGGTCCTTTTTCAGCTTCGGCAGCTTCGGGGAGCCCGACAGCCGGGACACGGACCCGAATTTATTGCTGAGATATGCCCAAAACGTCCTGCGCAACCTGCGCTCCACGGGCCTCTGGTTCCTGGCAGGCGTCCTCCTGTCGGCCCTGTTTCAGAAATACGTGCCGGAGGAGGCCTTTGCCGGCCTGTTCGGCGCCCACAGAGGCTTCGGCCTGCTGATGGCCGCCACGGTGGGGGTCCCCCTCTACGCCTGCGGAGGCGGCACAGTCCCCCTGCTGCAGCAGTGGCTGGCCTCCGGCATGAGCCTGGGCTCGGCGGCTGCCTTTATGATCACGGGGCCCGCCACCAAGATCACCAACCTGGGGGCCCTCAAGATAGTCCTGGGAGCCCGCAGCTTCGGCCTGTATCTCGCCTGGGTGATGGCCTTTGCCCTCCTCAGCGGCCTCGCAACGGACCTGGTCTGCCTCGCCGCGCCCTGA
- a CDS encoding pyridoxamine 5'-phosphate oxidase family protein, with translation MQEVYEFLKKCGTYYLATMDGDSPRVRPFGTVAIFEGRLYIQTGKSKPVSRQIQQNPRVELCAFDGDTWLRLSGELVRDDRLEAKKYMLDCYPSLKAIYKAEDDNTEVLYFTRATAVFASFTAAPKTVTF, from the coding sequence ATGCAGGAAGTATATGAATTTTTGAAAAAATGCGGCACCTATTACCTGGCCACCATGGACGGGGACAGCCCCCGGGTCCGCCCCTTCGGCACCGTGGCCATATTTGAAGGCAGGCTCTACATCCAGACCGGCAAGTCCAAGCCCGTCTCCCGGCAGATACAGCAAAATCCCCGGGTGGAGCTGTGCGCCTTTGACGGCGACACCTGGCTCAGGCTCTCCGGGGAGCTGGTCCGGGACGACAGGCTCGAAGCGAAAAAATACATGCTGGACTGCTACCCTTCGCTGAAGGCCATCTACAAGGCGGAGGACGACAACACCGAGGTGCTGTATTTCACCCGCGCCACGGCAGTATTTGCGTCTTTTACGGCCGCGCCGAAGACCGTCACCTTCTGA